A window from Carassius auratus strain Wakin chromosome 48, ASM336829v1, whole genome shotgun sequence encodes these proteins:
- the syap1 gene encoding synapse-associated protein 1 isoform X3 — protein sequence MFKSWSSWLGGESGENEEKSDKQETAEEENITTEPEETPHILQQAKGLSGYFLNFASNASKKISESVVETAQTLKKTVEESNIDGIIDKTILGDFQKEQEKFVQEKNAKKTDAAVPPWVGYNEEETIQQQILALSADKRNFLRDPPAGVQFQFDFEQMYAVALVMLQEDELLNRMRFDLVPKQVKEDVFWRNYFYRVSLIKQSAQLTALAAQQQREEEKNSASTLNDNISESIRPKTPPVAISAKAKASQEEEDISTSPGVSEFVSDAFDACDINQEDLRKEMEQLVLDKKDETADWEKELQQELQEYEVVVDPENRDDNWDREIEEMLQDDS from the exons ATGTTTAAGAGCTGGAGCTCGTGGCTGGGAGGAGAGTCTGGAGAGAACGAGGAGAAATCGGACAAACAGGAAACGGCAGAGGAGGAAAACATCACCACAGAACCTGAAGAAACTCCACACATCCTCCAGCAGGCCAAAGGACTCAGCG GCTACTTTCTGAACTTTGCGAGTAACGCGTCTAAGAAGATCTCGGAGTCTGTGGTGGAAACGGCGCAAACTCTCAAGAAAACGGTGGAGGAGAGCAACATCGACGGCATCATTGACAAG ACCATTTTGGGAGATTTTCAGAAGGAGCAGGAAAAATTTGTCCAAgagaaaaatgcaaagaaaacag ACGCCGCCGTGCCGCCGTGGGTCGGATACAACGAGGAGGAAACCATTCAGCAGCAGATACTCGCTTTATCCGCC GACAAGAGGAACTTCCTGCGCGATCCTCCGGCCGGAGTTCAGTTCCAGTTCGACTTCGAGCAGATGTACGCCGTGGCTCTGGTGATGTTACAGGAAGACGAGCTGCTCAACAGGATGCGCTTCGACCTCGTCCCCAAACA ggtgaAGGAGGACGTGTTCTGGAGGAACTACTTCTACCGTGTGTCTCTGATCAAGCAGTCGGCTCAGCTCACGGCTCTCGCAGCGCAgcagcagagagaagaagagaagaacagCGCCTCCACGCTCAACGACAACATCTCAg AGAGCATCAGACCCAAAACGCCGCCTGTGGCCATCAGCGCTAAAGCCAAGGCCAGCCAG GAAGAGGAAGACATCTCCACCAGCCCCGGCGTGTCTGAGTTCGTGAGCGACGCGTTCGACGCCTGTGATATAAACCAGGAGGATCTGAGGAAGGAGATGGAGCAGCTGGTGCTGGATAAGaaagacg AGACGGCCGACTGGGAGAAAGAGCTGCAGCAGGAGCTTCAGGAATACGAGGTGGTCGTCGACCCGGAAAATCGCGACGATAACTGGGACCGCGAGATCGAGGAGATGCTGCAGGACGACAGCTAA
- the syap1 gene encoding synapse-associated protein 1 isoform X1, which produces MFKSWSSWLGGESGENEEKSDKQETAEEENITTEPEETPHILQQAKGLSGYFLNFASNASKKISESVVETAQTLKKTVEESNIDGIIDKTILGDFQKEQEKFVQEKNAKKTDAAVPPWVGYNEEETIQQQILALSADKRNFLRDPPAGVQFQFDFEQMYAVALVMLQEDELLNRMRFDLVPKQVKEDVFWRNYFYRVSLIKQSAQLTALAAQQQREEEKNSASTLNDNISESIRPKTPPVAISAKAKASQEEEDISTSPGVSEFVSDAFDACDINQEDLRKEMEQLVLDKKDDFSISEVFNISRFPTEETADWEKELQQELQEYEVVVDPENRDDNWDREIEEMLQDDS; this is translated from the exons ATGTTTAAGAGCTGGAGCTCGTGGCTGGGAGGAGAGTCTGGAGAGAACGAGGAGAAATCGGACAAACAGGAAACGGCAGAGGAGGAAAACATCACCACAGAACCTGAAGAAACTCCACACATCCTCCAGCAGGCCAAAGGACTCAGCG GCTACTTTCTGAACTTTGCGAGTAACGCGTCTAAGAAGATCTCGGAGTCTGTGGTGGAAACGGCGCAAACTCTCAAGAAAACGGTGGAGGAGAGCAACATCGACGGCATCATTGACAAG ACCATTTTGGGAGATTTTCAGAAGGAGCAGGAAAAATTTGTCCAAgagaaaaatgcaaagaaaacag ACGCCGCCGTGCCGCCGTGGGTCGGATACAACGAGGAGGAAACCATTCAGCAGCAGATACTCGCTTTATCCGCC GACAAGAGGAACTTCCTGCGCGATCCTCCGGCCGGAGTTCAGTTCCAGTTCGACTTCGAGCAGATGTACGCCGTGGCTCTGGTGATGTTACAGGAAGACGAGCTGCTCAACAGGATGCGCTTCGACCTCGTCCCCAAACA ggtgaAGGAGGACGTGTTCTGGAGGAACTACTTCTACCGTGTGTCTCTGATCAAGCAGTCGGCTCAGCTCACGGCTCTCGCAGCGCAgcagcagagagaagaagagaagaacagCGCCTCCACGCTCAACGACAACATCTCAg AGAGCATCAGACCCAAAACGCCGCCTGTGGCCATCAGCGCTAAAGCCAAGGCCAGCCAG GAAGAGGAAGACATCTCCACCAGCCCCGGCGTGTCTGAGTTCGTGAGCGACGCGTTCGACGCCTGTGATATAAACCAGGAGGATCTGAGGAAGGAGATGGAGCAGCTGGTGCTGGATAAGaaagacg ACTTCTCTATTTCAGAAGTCTTCAATATTTCTCGTTTTCCGACAGAAGAGACGGCCGACTGGGAGAAAGAGCTGCAGCAGGAGCTTCAGGAATACGAGGTGGTCGTCGACCCGGAAAATCGCGACGATAACTGGGACCGCGAGATCGAGGAGATGCTGCAGGACGACAGCTAA
- the syap1 gene encoding synapse-associated protein 1 isoform X2, which yields MFKSWSSWLGGESGENEEKSDKQETAEEENITTEPEETPHILQQAKGLSGYFLNFASNASKKISESVVETAQTLKKTVEESNIDGIIDKTILGDFQKEQEKFVQEKNAKKTDAAVPPWVGYNEEETIQQQILALSADKRNFLRDPPAGVQFQFDFEQMYAVALVMLQEDELLNRMRFDLVPKQVKEDVFWRNYFYRVSLIKQSAQLTALAAQQQREEEKNSASTLNDNISESIRPKTPPVAISAKAKASQEEEDISTSPGVSEFVSDAFDACDINQEDLRKEMEQLVLDKKDEETADWEKELQQELQEYEVVVDPENRDDNWDREIEEMLQDDS from the exons ATGTTTAAGAGCTGGAGCTCGTGGCTGGGAGGAGAGTCTGGAGAGAACGAGGAGAAATCGGACAAACAGGAAACGGCAGAGGAGGAAAACATCACCACAGAACCTGAAGAAACTCCACACATCCTCCAGCAGGCCAAAGGACTCAGCG GCTACTTTCTGAACTTTGCGAGTAACGCGTCTAAGAAGATCTCGGAGTCTGTGGTGGAAACGGCGCAAACTCTCAAGAAAACGGTGGAGGAGAGCAACATCGACGGCATCATTGACAAG ACCATTTTGGGAGATTTTCAGAAGGAGCAGGAAAAATTTGTCCAAgagaaaaatgcaaagaaaacag ACGCCGCCGTGCCGCCGTGGGTCGGATACAACGAGGAGGAAACCATTCAGCAGCAGATACTCGCTTTATCCGCC GACAAGAGGAACTTCCTGCGCGATCCTCCGGCCGGAGTTCAGTTCCAGTTCGACTTCGAGCAGATGTACGCCGTGGCTCTGGTGATGTTACAGGAAGACGAGCTGCTCAACAGGATGCGCTTCGACCTCGTCCCCAAACA ggtgaAGGAGGACGTGTTCTGGAGGAACTACTTCTACCGTGTGTCTCTGATCAAGCAGTCGGCTCAGCTCACGGCTCTCGCAGCGCAgcagcagagagaagaagagaagaacagCGCCTCCACGCTCAACGACAACATCTCAg AGAGCATCAGACCCAAAACGCCGCCTGTGGCCATCAGCGCTAAAGCCAAGGCCAGCCAG GAAGAGGAAGACATCTCCACCAGCCCCGGCGTGTCTGAGTTCGTGAGCGACGCGTTCGACGCCTGTGATATAAACCAGGAGGATCTGAGGAAGGAGATGGAGCAGCTGGTGCTGGATAAGaaagacg AAGAGACGGCCGACTGGGAGAAAGAGCTGCAGCAGGAGCTTCAGGAATACGAGGTGGTCGTCGACCCGGAAAATCGCGACGATAACTGGGACCGCGAGATCGAGGAGATGCTGCAGGACGACAGCTAA